From the genome of Deltaproteobacteria bacterium, one region includes:
- a CDS encoding UvrD-helicase domain-containing protein encodes MESLNSSQYEAVTYRGGPLLVLAGAGSGKTRVLVYRVAFLIKEMAIPPWNILAVTFTNKAAGEMKERIGNLLGPAGMNISVGTFHSICASILRKNIDDLGYSSNFVIYDDRDQISAIKTIFERIGIDEKSISPKRVQAIINDAKNRGIKPIEAAASTYGLFRDKIITAVEDYEELMKQGNALDFGDLIYLTVKLFKENESILDDYRKKWSHLLVDEYQDTNPVQYTLIKLLSGNTMNITVVGDDDQSIYRWRGADIQNILDFERDFSGAHLVRLEQNYRSTQRILSAAGAVVEKNMGRKGKKLWTEAGEGEPVTICRMANEYEEARYVIDEISSIRSREGKDYNDFTIFYRTNSQSRVIEDDLVKRGIPYAVIGGMKFYDRMEIKDILAYLRVIINPDDTVALKRIINNPPRGIGKKSAETLESRALDHGTSLYNAIELEENNAKIIAFKKIIEELISLKDELELPDLLREVLLKTGYLKKLEEEKSVEARSRLENLEELEEAMREMIGEGEDYSIETFLERAALMSEVDKIDRNEKRLTLMTLHGAKGLEFPVVFMVGMEEGLFPHSLSKDDPEAMEEERRLCYVGMTRAMEKLYLSYADKRRVFGAQQHNIPSRYVSDIPEELLMRVNITPSFNEGYQSEVFSTKARSAPSGPQFNFGDSDGASSGEAEGFARGTKVRHPTFGEGVVRGGEGTGDKAKISIYFPRLGLKKLVLKYSALERL; translated from the coding sequence ATGGAATCCCTCAACAGCAGCCAATATGAGGCGGTCACTTACCGTGGCGGCCCTCTCCTTGTCCTTGCAGGCGCAGGTTCAGGCAAGACGAGAGTGCTTGTCTACCGGGTCGCCTTCCTCATAAAAGAGATGGCCATCCCTCCCTGGAACATCCTTGCCGTTACCTTTACCAACAAGGCGGCAGGTGAAATGAAAGAAAGAATAGGTAATCTGCTCGGTCCTGCAGGAATGAACATATCGGTAGGAACCTTCCACTCTATCTGCGCTTCCATACTCAGAAAGAATATCGACGACCTCGGCTATTCATCGAACTTCGTCATTTACGATGACAGAGACCAGATATCTGCAATAAAGACCATCTTCGAGAGAATAGGCATCGATGAGAAATCCATCAGTCCCAAAAGAGTACAGGCCATCATCAATGACGCCAAAAACAGAGGCATCAAGCCAATAGAAGCAGCCGCTTCAACTTACGGTCTTTTCAGGGACAAGATCATCACCGCCGTCGAGGACTATGAAGAACTGATGAAACAGGGTAATGCCCTTGACTTTGGCGATCTCATCTACCTGACGGTAAAACTCTTTAAGGAGAACGAAAGTATACTGGACGACTACCGGAAAAAATGGAGCCACCTCCTTGTCGATGAATACCAGGACACCAATCCCGTTCAGTACACCCTCATAAAACTCCTTTCGGGCAATACAATGAATATCACCGTCGTCGGTGATGACGATCAATCCATCTATCGCTGGCGGGGGGCCGATATACAAAACATTCTCGATTTTGAAAGAGACTTTTCCGGTGCTCATCTTGTACGGCTCGAACAGAATTATCGTTCTACCCAAAGAATACTCTCGGCAGCAGGGGCCGTCGTTGAAAAAAATATGGGACGCAAGGGCAAGAAACTCTGGACCGAGGCGGGAGAAGGCGAGCCCGTCACCATCTGCCGCATGGCCAACGAATACGAGGAAGCAAGATACGTTATTGATGAGATTTCATCCATAAGAAGCAGGGAAGGAAAAGATTACAATGATTTCACCATTTTCTACCGGACCAATTCCCAATCAAGGGTTATCGAAGATGATCTGGTAAAGCGGGGCATTCCCTATGCCGTTATCGGTGGCATGAAATTCTACGACAGGATGGAAATCAAGGATATCCTTGCCTATTTGAGAGTAATAATCAATCCCGACGATACGGTGGCCCTCAAAAGGATCATCAATAATCCGCCTCGGGGCATCGGCAAAAAGAGTGCAGAAACACTTGAATCAAGAGCGCTTGATCATGGGACCTCTCTCTACAACGCCATTGAACTCGAAGAAAATAATGCCAAAATTATAGCCTTCAAAAAAATCATAGAAGAACTCATTTCTCTAAAAGATGAACTTGAACTGCCGGACCTGCTTAGAGAAGTATTGTTAAAAACGGGCTACCTTAAAAAGCTGGAAGAAGAAAAAAGTGTCGAAGCGAGAAGCAGGCTCGAAAACCTCGAAGAACTGGAAGAAGCCATGCGGGAAATGATTGGAGAAGGTGAAGACTATTCCATCGAAACCTTTCTTGAAAGGGCCGCCCTCATGAGTGAAGTCGATAAAATAGACAGGAATGAAAAAAGGCTCACACTTATGACGCTCCACGGCGCAAAGGGACTCGAATTTCCCGTCGTATTCATGGTCGGTATGGAGGAAGGACTATTCCCTCACAGCCTGTCAAAGGACGACCCTGAAGCAATGGAAGAAGAGCGCAGGCTCTGTTATGTAGGCATGACGCGGGCCATGGAAAAGCTCTATCTTTCCTATGCCGACAAGAGGAGGGTCTTTGGCGCCCAGCAGCACAATATTCCATCGAGGTACGTAAGCGACATCCCCGAAGAACTCCTCATGCGGGTCAATATCACTCCTTCCTTCAATGAAGGCTATCAAAGTGAGGTATTTTCCACAAAGGCAAGGTCGGCGCCTTCCGGTCCACAGTTCAACTTTGGCGACAGCGATGGCGCAAGTAGTGGGGAAGCAGAGGGTTTTGCAAGGGGAACGAAAGTGAGGCATCCCACCTTTGGAGAAGGGGTTGTAAGAGGGGGAGAAGGAACGGGGGATAAAGCCAAAATAAGCATCTATTTTCCACGGCTTGGCCTTAAAAAACTTGTTCTTAAATATTCAGCTCTTGAAAGATTATAA